One Rhizoctonia solani chromosome 2, complete sequence DNA segment encodes these proteins:
- a CDS encoding Squalene/phytoene synthase: MGFAAYLYLLCTHPNEFRSLIQYKIWHEAKRDITAQREHETSGWDRESMRKCWEFLDMTSRSFAAVIKELEGDMARMVCMFYLVLRGLDTIEDDMTIPDEKKQVLLRSFHQKLSTPGWTFKESGPDEKDRQLLIEFDHVIAEMALLKPEYREIITDICQKMQIGMADYAHRTELVQSYDPHSGLPKPSPYLENVAEYDLYCHYVAGLVGEGLSRLFAASGKEVTWLGEQLTLSNSMGLLLQKTNILRDLREDVDQGRYFWPREFWGVYQGSEKSRPPKGGWHGFSTPEDLVRAVGPVGPVIPSGDNTPADRAMFALSSMTLDALRHATDALDYLALLKNQSVFNFCAIPAVMALATLEVCFMNPDVFRKNVKIRKGQAVQLIMKSTNPRDVAYMFRDFARGIHAKTSPADPNFLRIGIACGRIEAWAEHHYPSFITISQSQSQPGSTSVEMSTTDARMRIIKRDQLRESRLKAEAEAKRRRELGLPEKATIEQEGLPWALIAAVAGFFLLVCALAGAIVMGTVWYFGDA; encoded by the exons ATGGGATTTGCGGCCTATCTGTACCTGCTCTGCACACACCCAAATGAATTCCGCAGTTTAATCCAGTATAAAATATGGCACGAAGCAAAGCGGGATATTACTGCCCAGCGCGAGCACGAGACTAGTGGATGGGATAGGGAAAGCATGCGCAAGTGCTGGGAGTTTCTCGACATGACCAGCCGTAGTTTTGCTGCCGTCATCAAGGAGCTCGAGGGCGATATGGCTCGCATG GTGTGTATGTTCTATCTCGTGCTTCGTGGGCTCGACACTATCGAGGACGACATGACTATTCCCGATGAGAAAAAGCAAGTTTTGTTGAGGTCGTTCCACCAGAAGCTCTCCACTCCCGGATGGACTTTCAAAGAATCCGGCCCCGATGAGAAGGACCGCCAGCTGCTGATTGAATTCGACCATGTCATTGCTGAAATGGCTCTCTTGAAGCCAGA GTACCGCGAAATCATCACCGACATTTGTCAAAAAATGCAGATTGGCATGGCCGACTATGCGCATCGCACCGAGCTAGTCCAGTCCTATGACCCTCACTCCGGCCTTCCCAAACCATCTCCTTACCTTGAAAATGTTGCCGAGTACGATCTGTACTGTCACTATGTTGCCGGTCTTGTGGGAGAAGGGCTCTCACGCCTCTTTGCAGCCAGCGGAAAAGAAGTCACATGGTTGGGCGAGCAACTCACGCTTTCCAACTCGATGGGGCTGCTGCTCCAAAAGACCAACATCCTGCGCGACTTGAGAGAGGACGTCGATCAGGGACGATACTTTTGGCCACGCGAGTTCTGGGGGGTGTACCAAGGCTCCGAGAAGAGCCGACCCCCCAAGGGAGGATGGCACGGCTTTTCCACGCCTGAAGACCTCGTTCGTGCAGTGGGTCCTGTCGGCCCAGTCATCCCGTCGGGAGATAATACCCCGGCGGACAGAGCCATGTTTGCACTCTCCTCCATGACCCTTGACGCGCTCCGTCACGCGACCGACGCGCTGGACTACCTCGCGCTACTCAAAAACCAATCGGTGTTCAACTTTTGTGCGATTCCGGCTGTCATGGCTCTTGCTACTTTGGAAGTCTGCTTCATGAACCCGGACGTGTTCAGGAAGAACGTCAAGATCAGAAAAGGACAGGCTGTGCAG TTGATTATGAAGAGTACAAATCCTCGAGACGTGGCATACATGTTCCGAGATTTTGCACGAGGCATACACGCCAAGACCTCTCCTGCTGACCCTAACTTCCTCAGAATTGGAATTGCCTGTGGACGT ATCGAAGCATGGGCTGAACACCACTACCCTTCATTCATCACAATCTCCCAGTCCCAATCGCAACCGGGCTCCACCTCGGTCGAAATGTCCACCACCGACGCCCGGATGCGAATCATCAAGCGCGACCAGCTGCGCGAGTCCCGACTCAAGGCCGAGGCCGAAGCCAAGCGTCGACGCGAACTCGGACTTCCCGAAAAGGCGACCATCGAACAAGAGGGTCTGCCCTGGGCTCTTATCGCTGCCGTTGCCGGGTTCTTTCTGCTTGTATGCGCGCTTGCGGGTGCGATTGTGATGGGCACTGTTTGGTACTTTGGAGACGCCTAG
- a CDS encoding RNA recognition motif protein: MQTTRLHISGLTPSISASDLKQRFTTFGEVKDVDGVGKLDGVGRPRKFAYLTLETTQPKLARCMNLLSGSTWKGAKLRIGEAKPDYKSRHELEVNPPPPAPRPKLSEEARRRARLKFRLRARRLLRGTQGKQLRDMSLVTLTTVSKHKGWRRTPLNHLVRPMRMRPLRPLPSLRPRQSSSKTKLKEKLNKRKFKLTRARLTVIDPAREDEEEKKVPEVTVRQELPVEQESEESTRSPTPVPAPSCIGPVTGGIQTTRPRASEAEDLLSLTREKSSALALLGGMFGEGEWEGRESVSGDEMEVVDGEENEEVGYDVVPRAVDHAIENTETRHDDEDEEEGEEPQESDEEMEQEELIDEDEEQGEQEEQEEQESPIKHSSLKDMFKPQEETTGFSLGLDIELDPDAESFLPSSVSAPPPPEPVLALAPIQVEKHAHTIQFTPDPKASFFFPGGKNDILRVIVEKGWEWPHPGTSEQIRAKWDKNKAELTREYTKRHREAVKRRRRAGGTKGDDS, encoded by the exons ATGCAGACCACAAGACTCCATATCTCGGGTTTGACTCCCTCTATCTCCGCCTCGGACCTGAAACAGAGATTTACTACATTTGGAGAAGTCAAGGATGTTGACGGTGTTGGGAAATTGGATGGCGTTG GGAGGCCGAGAAAGTTTGCATATTTGACACTCGAGACGACACAACCCAAACTAGCGAGAT GTATGAATCTCCTCAGTGGTTCAACATGGAAAGGGGCCAAATTACGCATAGGAGAAGCAAAACCAGACTACAAATCTCG ACATGAATTAGAAGTAAATCCTCCTCCACCTGCTCCTCGTCCCAAACTATCCGAAGAAGCTCGCAGGCGTGCTCGTCTCAAATTTCGTCTACGGGCGCGAAGGTTGCTGCGAGGGACACAGGGAAAGCAGTTGAGAGACATGTCTCTCGTCACTTTGACCACTGTTTCGAAGCACAAG GGGTGGCGCCGGACCCCTCTAAATCATCTTGTTCGTCCTATGCGTATGCGTCCCCTACGCCCTCTTCCCTCCCTACGACCCAGACAATCAAGTTCGAAAACAAAATTGAAAGAAAAGCTGAACAAACGAAAGTTTAAATTGACCAGAGCGAGGTTAACGGTTATTGATCCTGCGCG GGAGGACGAAGAAGAGAAAAAGGTGCCGGAAGTAACCGTTCGACAGGAACTCCCGGTCGAACAAGAGTCTGAAGAATCGACACGTTCTCCGACTCCGGTACCGGCACCG TCCTGCATTGGCCCAGTCACAGGCGGTATCCAAACAACCCGCCCTCGAGCTTCAGAGGCAGAAGATCTTCTTTCTCTTACGCGTGAAAAATCCTCAGCTCTGGCACTCCTTGGTGGAATGTTTGGCGAAGGAGAGTGGGAAGGGAGGGAGAGTGTTAGCGGTGACGAAATGGAAGTTGTCGACGGAGAGGAAAATGAGGAAGTGGGATACGATGTGGTCCCTCGGGCTGTGGATCATGCGATTGAGAACACGGAGACAAGACACGATGAcgaggatgaagaagaggGAGAAGAGCCGCAGGAAAGCGATGAGGAAATGGAACAGGAAGAACTCATagacgaggacgaagagcaaggagagcaagaagagcaagaagagcaagaatCACCTATAAAACATTCATCTCTGAAAGACATGTTCAAACCACAAGAAGAAACAACCGGGTTTTCACTAGGACTCGATATCGAACTGGACCCCGACGCAGAATCATTCCTTCCTTCCTCGGTTTCAGCACCTCCTCCTCCTGAACCGGTTCTAGCACTTGCACCGATTCAAGTAGAGAAACATGCGCATACTATCCAGTTTACTCCCGATCCCAAGGCATCATTCTTTTTTCCGGGTGGAAAAAACGATATTTTACGGGTGATAGTGGAAAAAGGATGGGAATGGCCTCATCCTGGCACTTC AGAGCAAATCCGGGCCAAGTGGGATAAGAATAAAGCCGAACTGACAAGGGAGTACACGAAGCGCCATAGGGAAGCTGTAAAGCGGCGCCGAAGAGCTGGGGGAACTAAAGGGGACGATTCGTAG
- a CDS encoding transcription elongation regulator 1, which produces MASVPPPPPGTMFVPPPLPPGWTEHKAPTGHTYFYHAATKQSTYTRPLPPIHMGGSAPGPPPSFPTATAPAGVANTTTDSNATPETASEKKSKKSKKEKPAKKTPIPDTPWLRVVTNLGNVFYTHTERKESVWTVPDEIADAVAELEREEEAKKEAERERELREKIEQEQRKKEEQEKLEVERVRREAEAAGAKRKAEESEENAAKKARVEDEEDDDEAWQRQVAEEMANEGEESTSANKAPAEDAGPVVPPVFKVPDQVKLNPEEAKALFMTLLNDVSPNPLLPYDLALPQLVNDARYVLLPPNDRKAVFDDWCKDQARNLRKNKTKEATTTPEAAYESLLRSEVKSTRTQWDEFRRKWKKDRRFYGYGRDDKEREKKFRSWLVELGETKRKEAKKAEDDFIELLKTVEGVTRDSEWKDVKRGIAQDPRYDAVGSASRREELFNKFKSSAKHESSKSEPAEAKPESKGEKERESKAARRERALKEREAQVRAVQSNVERDINQSRGKLGREEAELELGTVLTDAIRDPLATWNSSLSTLESDPRFQHASQVLPIGAQRAKFAAHIEHLRARYISQLHALFEAHMTSLNMPAEALPKSVRGSLPAVKLGFVTGDLEKEGPGDDQEMLDDDDTSKSQGRLNKGLADEYARWQRNKVAEARVAFDALLGENSFVEFWGRLAKMGGEGINGGVPIDGDDEENEEGEGGGGKVDMKALAKNVDVSEMEKVLKASPTFEYLKPGLTFA; this is translated from the exons ATGGCATCTGTTCCACCTCCCCCACCTGGCACCATGTTTGTCCctccccctctccctccaGGGTGGACCGAACATAAAG CTCCTACTGGGCACACCTATTTTTATCATGCCGCCACCAAACAATCGACATACACTCGGCCACTTCCTCCAATTCATATGGGAGGATCTGCCCCAGGCCCCCCTCCCTCGTTTCCTACAGCTACAGCTCCAGCAGGTGTTGCTAACACCACAACGGATAGCAATGCAACCCCGGAAACCGCGTCGGAAAAGAAATCCAAAAAATCCAAAAAGGAGAAGCCTGCGAAGAAAACGCCTATTCCTGACACACCATGGCTGCGCGTTGTGACGAATCTAGGAAACGTATTTTATACACACACCGAACGGAAAGAGAGTGTATGGACAGTTCCCGACGAAATTGCAGATGCGGTAGCAGAGTTGGAGCGGGAGGAAGAAGCCAAGAAAGAGGCAGAGCGTGAGAGGGAGTTGCGGGAGAAGATAGAGCAGGAGCAACGTAAAAAGGAGGAACAAGAAAAGCTGGAGGTAGAGCGAGTACGGAGAGAGGCAGAAGCGGCTGGAGCAAAACGAAAGGCGGAGGAGTCTGAAGAGAATGCTGCCAAGAAGGCTCGCGTggaggatgaagaggatgatgatgaggCATGGCAGAGGCAAGTTGCGGAGGAGATGGCAAacgaaggagaagagtcGACTTCTGCCAACAAAGCCCCGGCTGAGGACGCGGGGCCGGTTGTTCCACCTGTCTTCAAGGTTCCTGATCAAGTTAAACTTAATCCCGAAGAGGCCAAGGCATTGTTTATG ACTTTGCTCAATGATGTATCTCCTAATCCTTTACTCCCTTACGACTTGGCTTTACCTCAACTCGTCAATGACGCGCGATATGTATTGTTGCCTCCCAATGACCGCAAGGCGGTCTTTGACGATTGGTGCAAA GATCAAGCCCGCAACTTGCGAAAAAATAAAACGAAGGAAGCAACGACGACACCAGAGGCCGCATATGAATCATTGCTCCGTAGCGAGGTTAAATCTACACGTACTCAATGGGATGAGTTCCGCCGAAAGTGGAAGAAAGATAGGAGGTTCTATGGGTACGGCCGAGACGACAAGGAACGGGAGAAGAAATTTCGTTCGTGGTTGGTTGAGCTTGGTGAAA CCAAACGCAAGGAAGCCAAGAAGGCCGAGGATGACTTCATCGAGCTTTTGAAGACTGTCGAAGGCGTCACAAGGGACTCCGAATGGAAGGAT GTCAAACGTGGCATCGCCCAAGATCCCAGATACGACGCTGTCGGATCAGCCAGCCGGCGGGAAGAACTAttcaacaagttcaaatCTAGCGCGAAGCACGAATCTTCCAAGAGTGAGCCGGCCGAAGCCAAACCTGAAAGCAAAGGCGAAAAAGAGAGGGAAAGTAAAGCCGCGCGACGGGAACGCGCTCTCAAAGAACGCGAGGCTCAAGTCCGGGCCGTTCAGAGTAACGTTGAGCGGGATATCAATCAGTCTCGAGGGAAACTTGGACGAGAAGAGGCCGAGCTCGAACTCGGCACTGTTCTTACGGACGCGATCAGGGACCCACTG GCAACCTGGAATTCATCATTATCGACATTAGAATCGGATCCTAGGTTCCAGCATGCATCGCAGGTTTTACCGATCGGCGCTCAGCGCGCCAAGTTTGCGGCTCATATCGAGCATCTCCGAGCTCGCTACATATCCCAGTTGCATGCTCTATTTGAGGCACATATGACGAGTCTGAATATGCCAGCTGAGGCACTTCCCAAATCGGTCCGAGGATCTCTGCCTGCGGTGAAGCTAGGCTTTGTTACGGGTGACCTCGAAAAGGAGGGGCCTGGCGACGACCAAGAGATGCTGGACGACGACGATACCTCGAAGAGCCAGGGCCGGTTAAACAAAGGGTTGGCAGACGAGTACGCTCGCTGGCAGCGCAACAAGGTGGCAGAGGCCCGTGTCGCCTTTGATGCGTTACTCGGAGAAAACTCATTTGTGGAGTTCTGGGGTCGGTTGGCCAAGATGGGCGGAGAGGGTATCAACGGCGGCGTGCCTATCGATGGGGACGACGAAGAAAATGAGGAAGGAGAAGGTGGAGGCGGAAAGGTGGATATGAAAGCCTTGGCTAAGAACGTGGATGTATCGGAGATGGAGAAAGTTCTAAAGGCGAGTCCCACATTTGAATACTTGAAGCCCGGTTTGACCTTTGCCTGA
- a CDS encoding cytochrome P450 family protein, translating to MLLEQVTSVSHTTVIAGLIAAIVFTVRQRWKRSNSLLPLPPGPPSYPVIEQLLSMPLSSEHTVFDKQGKEIKSDIISLSMLKNTIVVLNSAQSAVDLLEKKSYIYSDRVCPPMILEPTLMDWRNYVALLPYGDRWREHRRMMHTWLQKGAAESFQPSQQRQARLLLVRLMDSDSPLDDQLYRTVAATLLRSVYGYELERLDDRFVAGAKQAIDNLARAAMSTSDYNSFVLFPSTILIALVYLDFLVNAFPALARVPDWFPWTQWKQIARSFREQKNSIMNETFQWTKDQIAKGSNEPSIVRSLLESGASSEINEEELEDYIKHIAIALFGAGSDTTVSSLKTFVLAMLLFPECQRKAQAEIDRVIGTGRLPTFEDKDRLPYIDNLINEVMRWQPVTPLAVPHACTQDDVYRNYRIPKGAIVLCPGIHYAGASIYITIVSILAAYNITKAKDENGEEITPSTEGVAESVVYHPKPFKCVFTPRSDKHRELIINEA from the exons ATGTTACTCGAGCAAGTAACCAGCGTCTCTCATACCACCGTTATTGCGGGCCTGATAGCTGCTATTGTGTTCACTGTTCGCCAGAGATGGAAGCGCTCTAATTCTTTGCTTCCATTGCCACCAGGCCCGCCTAGCTATCCGGTTATCGAACAACTCCTTTCAATGCCACTCTCCTCTGAACACACCGTATTCGACAAGCAGGGAAAGGAAATTAAAA GCGACATAATATCTCTAAGCATGCTTAAGAACACTATCGTTGTTTTGAATTCTGCTCAATCTGCTGTTGATTTGCTCGAGAAAAAATCATACATATACTCTGATCGTGTTTGCCCACCTATGATACTTGAACCTACCTT AATGGACTGGCGAAATTACGTGGCGCTTCTTCCTTATGGCGATCGCTGGAGGGAGCATCGCCGTATGATGCACACCTGGCTCCAGAAAGGTGCCGCAGAATCGTTTCAGCCTTCTCAGCAGAGACAAGCCAGGCTGCTATTGGTTCGCCTCATGGATTCGGATAGTCCTCTTGATGATCAGCTCTATCG CACGGTAGCTGCAACCTTGCTTCGCTCTGTATACGGCTATGAGCTTGAGCGCTTAGACGACCGTTTTGTGGCAGGTGCCAAGCAGGCTATTGACAACCTAGCCCGAGCAGCCATGTCTACGAGTGACTATAACTCCTTCGTCCTATTTCCATCTACCATATTAATCGCCTTGGTTTATCTAGATTTCCTTGTTAACGCTTTTCCAGCGCTCGCAAGGGTTCCAGACTGGTTTCCCTGGACCCAGTGGAAGCAGATTGCTCGTTCGTTTAGAGAGCAAAAGAATTCTATTATGAACGAAACTTTTCAATGGACCAAAGACCAAATT GCCAAAGGTAGCAACGAGCCGTCCATAGTTCGTTCGCTATTAGAGTCCGGGGCTAGCTCTGAGATTAACGAAGAAGAGCTAGAAGATTACATCAAACATATTGCTATCGCCTTGTTCGGAG CGGGATCGGATACC ACCGTGTCTTCGTTGAAAACATTCGTCTTGGCCATGCTACTATTCCCTGAGTGCCAAAGAAAGGCCCAAGCTGAAATTGATCGTGTCATTGGAACGGGTCGGTTACCTACCTTTGAGGATAAGGACCGCCTTCCCTACATTGACAATCTTATCAACGAAGTAATGCGTTGGCAGCCGGTCACGCCACTGG CGGTTCCCCATGCATGTACCCAAGATGATGTATATCGTAACTACCGTATTCCCAAAGGCGCAATTGT GTTATGCCCCGGAATTCACTATGCCGGGGCGTCGATTTACATTACCATTGTCTCCATCCTAGCAGCCTACAATATTACCAAAGCAAAGGATGAGAATGGTGAAGAAATCACTCCTTCGACGGAAGGAGTAGCAGAATCTGTAGTCTA TCACCCTAAACCGTTCAAATGCGTGTTTACGCCCCGTTCCGATAAACATCGTGAACTAATTATCAACGAAGCTTAA